The following nucleotide sequence is from Saccharothrix texasensis.
GCCGTCATGACGGCCACGAACGACCGCGGGTCGCCGTCGGCGCGCGCCTCGAACTTCATCGCCAGCCGGTCGCCGACGGGGTTGCGGCCGATCGGCGCGGGACGGGCCAGCCGGCCGGCGCGCTCCAGCCACGAGTCGACCTGGTCCATCTGCTCCAGGAGCATCTTGCGCAGTTCCTCGCCGGTGGCGGGATCGAGTGACACCCGGCCGGAGTTCACGGTCTCCTGGAGCGCCACGACCTGACCGTTGACGGTCGGGACCTCCTGGGGCGGGGCCACTTCATCCCCGTTTTCGGCGATGTACATCGGTATCCCTCGCGAAGGCAGCCTGCTGGACGAAACCCACCATCCCCGGGTCCTCCAACGCCCGGCCAACGCGCGCCCAACGCGGCCCGCCGAAGTGCCGTGACGACTGTGGGAAACTCTTCGACTACACGGTGACAACGCCGAAAGGGCTTGCGGATGCGGGTGAACCTGCTTGGCCCCGTGGAGCTGGTTTCCGCAGGTGGAGAGGCCGTCCGGCTGGGTGCGGCCAAGCGGCGGACGGTCCTGGCGGCGCTCGCGCTCGAGCTGAACCGCGTGGTGTCCGGCGACCGGCTGCTGGAGCTGGTGTGGGACGGCTCACCCCCGCCGCAGGCGAAAGCCGCCCTTCAAGGACATATCGCCCAACTCCGCAAGGTCCTCTCCGGGGGTGTCGCGCTCGTCACCCGCGCGCCCGGCTACGCGCTGACCGGCGACCGCGCGGCCGTCGACGTGTTCCGCTTCGAGGACCTGCTGGTGAGCGCGCGCGAGGCGACCGACGACGACGCCGTGCGCCTGCTGCGGGAGGCGTTGGCGCTGTGGCGCGGCCCGGTGCTGGCCGACGTGCCGGGCGACCAGCTGCGGGAGGCGGTGTCGGCGCGGCTGGAGGAGCTGCGGCTGGTGGCCGTGCAGGAGCTCGCGACCCGGCTGTCGCGGCTGGACCGGGCCGCCGAGGCGGTGTCGGGGTTGCGCGACGCGGTGGACGCGAACCCGCTGCGCGAGGCGCTGGTGTCCCGGTTGGTGCTGGCGCTGCACTGGACCGGGCGGCAGGCCGAGGCGTTGGCGCTGTTCCACCGGACGCGGGAGCGGCTGGCCGACGAGCTCGGCGTCGACCCGGGTCCGGAGCTGCGCGAGGCCTACCAGACCGTGCTGGCGGGCGACACCGCGCCGTCGGCGCCGGTGGACCGGGCGCCCGCGCAGCTGCCCCGCGAGCACCGGGGGTTCGTCGGGCGCGAGGAGGAGCTGTCGGACCTCGGCGCGACCCTGATCGGGCAGGACTCGGCCATCGGGCTGCTGGTGGGTCCGGCGGGGGTCGGCAAGACGGCGTTGGCGCTGCGCTGGGCGCACCGGGTGGCGGGCGACTTCCCGGACGGGCAGCTGTTCGTGAACCTGCGCGGGTTCGACGAGACCGAGCCGCTGGACCCGCGCACGGCGCTGGTGGGGTTCCTGCGGTCGCTGGGGTTGACCGACTCGCAGATCGCGGTGGACCTGGAGGGCCAGGCCGCGCAGTACCGGTCGCTGCTGGCCGGGCGGCGGGTGCTGGTGTTCCTGGACAACGCCCGGTCCGCCGAGCAGGTCCGGCCGCTGCTGCCCGGCTCGGCGCGGTGCCTGGTGCTGGTGACGAGCAGGCACCGGCTGGACGACCTGGTGGTGACGGAGGGCGCGTCGTCGCTGCACGTGCCGACGTTGCCGGAGTCGAGCGCCGAGGACCTGCTGGCCGCGGTGCTGGGCCGGCCGCGCATCGAGCAGGAGCCGGACGCGGTGGCGGAGTTGGTCGAGCTGTGCGACCGGCTGCCGCTGGCGCTGCGGATCGCGGGCGCGCGGTTGGCGTCCCGGCCGCGGTGGACGATCCAGTCGCTGGTGGACGAGCTGCGCGACGAGCAGGGCCGGCTGTCGGCGTTGTCGCTGCCGGAGGCGGGGCGCGGCGTGCACGCGGCGCTGGCGGTGAGCTACCGGGAGCTGCCGGAGGGCGCGGCGCGGCTGTTCCGGCGGCTGGGCCTGCACCCCGGTACGGACCTGGACAGCTACACGGCGGCGGCGTTGCTGGACATCAACGTGGTCAGCGCGCGCACCCACCTGCGGACGCTGGCGTACGCGAACCTGCTGCACGAGTCGACGCCCGACCGCTACTCGCGGCACGACCTGGTGCGGCTGTTCACCCACCACCTGGCCGCCACCGAGTCCGAAGTGGACAACCAGGTGTCGACCAGCCGGCTGCTGGACTACTACCTGCACGTGGCCGACCGGGCGCGGGCGCACCTGTCCGACCACGTGCGGCCGTTCGGACCGGCCGAGCACCGGCCGGCGTCGTTCCCGGAGCTGTCGTCGCACGCGGCGGCGCTGGACTGGTTCACGCTGGAGGAGGCGAACCTCGGGCTCGCGCTGGACATCGCGGTGAACGGCGGGCAGCGGGAGCGGACGTGGCAGCTCGCGCTGTGCCTGGACGCGTTCCACTTCCGGCGCGGCAACCGGCTGGACCGGTTGGCGCTGTGCCGGATCGGGTTGGCGGCGGCGCGGTCGTTGGGCGACCGGCACGCCGAGGCGACGTTCCTGCTGCGGTTGGGTTCGACGTTGGCCGACCTGGAGCGGATCGACGAGGCGATCCAGGCGTGCACGCGGGCGGCGGCGCTGGCGGACGGCGACCGGCACCTGGAGCTGGCGGCGCTGGCGAACCTCGGGTACTGCCTGATGGCGGACGACCAGCTGGACCGGGCGCAGGAGACGATCCTGGAGGCGCTGGAGGTGGCGCGGGAGGTCGGCGACAACCGGTCGCAGGCGAGCATCCAGAACAACCTGGCCAACGTGCTGCTGCGCAAGCACCAGCCGGAGGAGGCGCTGCGGCACGCGACGGAGGCGTTGGGCCTGTTCCCGTCGGCGCCGTCGAAGGCCCACACGGCGACGCTGCACACCGTGGGCGCCGCGTCCCAGCAGCTGGGCCGCGCCGACGAGGCCCTGGAGTCCTACCGCGCGGGGTTGGCGCTGGCGGCCCGGCTGGGCGACCGCTACCAGGAGGCCTTGTGCCACCGCGCGATCGGGGACGTGCTGGAGCAGTCGGAAGGTCCCGCCGCCGCCCGCCCGCACTGGCTGGCCGCCCTGCACCTGTACCGCGACCTGCGCCTGGCCGACGCCGACGACCTGGCCCGCAAGCTGGACCTGACCACTCGCTGACCGCCCTGAGCGGTCAACTCGCGCATCCGGAACGTAGGACACGCGCATCCGGAACGTAGGACACGCGCGTTCCGAACGTAGGACTCTCGCGAGAGTCCTACGTTCAGGGACTCCGAGTTGAACGTTCGGGTCAGGCGGTGGCTTCGGCGGCGGCGCGGCCGGCTACGCGGCCGGAGAAGATGCAGCCGCCCAGGAACGTGCCCTCCAGGGCCCGGTAGCCGTGGACGCCGCCCCCGCCGAAGCCGGACGCCTCGCCGGCCGCGTAGACGCCGTCGAGGGTGGTGCCGTCGGCCTTCAGCACCCGGGCCGACAGGTCGGTGTGCAGGCCGCCGAGGGTCTTGCGGGTCAGCACGGACAGCCGCACGGCGATCAGCGGCCCGGCCTTCGGGTCCAGCAGCGGGTGCGGCTCGACCACCCGGATCAGCTTGTCCGTGATGAACTTCCGCGCCTCGCGCATGGCGTTGATCTGCATGTCCTTGCCCAGCCCCGAGATCACCTGCCGGTCGCGCCACACGATGGTCCGCCGCAGCGCGGCCGCGTCGATCAACGACGTGCCGGTCAGCTTGTTCATGCCCGCCGCCAGCTCCTCCGGGGTGCGGCCGAAGATGAACTCCTCCGACCGCTTCGCGAACTCCTCCACCGGGGCGACGGCGCCCGGCATCGCCCGCTTCAGCACCGCCTTGACGTCCTTGCCGGTCAGGTCGGGGTTCTGCTCCGACCCGGACAGCGCGAACTCCTTGCCGATGATCTTCTGGTTGAGCACGAACCACGAGTAGCCGTGCCCGGTCTTGACGATGTGCTCCAACGCGCCCAGGGCGTCGAACCCCGGGAACAGCGGGATCGGCAGCCGCGAGCCGGTCGCGTCCAACCACAGCGACGACGGTCCGGGCAGGATGCGGATGCCGTGCCTGTTCCACACCGGGGCGTAGTTGGCGATCCCCTCGGGGTAGTGCCACATCCGGTCTTCGTTGATGATCTCGCCGCCGGAGTCGCGCACCACGCGCAGCATCTCGCCGTCCACGTGGTCCGGCACGCCCGACAGCATGTGCTCCGGCGGCGTGCCCATCCGGGCCGGCCAGTTGCGGCGCACCATCTCGTGGTTCGCGCCGATCCCGCCGGAGGTCACGACCACGGCCTGCGCGCGCAGGTCGAAGTCGCCGGACACCACCCGCGAGCTGGGCTCGCCCCGACCGGCGGCGCTGACCTCCAGCACCTCGCCGCGCACGCCGTCCACCGCGCCGCCGGTGGTGGTCAGCCCGGTCACGCGGTGCCGGAACTTCAGCTGCACGAGCCCGCGCGCCACGCCCTCGCGCACCCGCCGCTCGAACGGCGCCACGATGCCCGGCCCGGTGCCCCACGTCACGTGGAAGCGCGGCACGGAGTTGCCGTGCCCGTCGGCCAGGTACCCGCCGCGCTCCGCCCACTGCACGAGCGGGAACCAGCGCACGCCCATCGCGTGCAGCCACGACCGCTTCTCGCCGGCCGCGAAGTCCACGTACGCCTCGGCCCACCGGCGCGGCCAGTGGTCGGCGTCCCGGTCGAACGCGGCCGAGCCGAGCCAGTCCTGCAGGGCGAGCTCCGCCGAGTCCTTGACCTTCAGCCGCCGCTGCTCCGGGCTGTCCACCAGGAACAGCCCGCCGAACGACCAGAACGCCTGACCTCCGAACGAGGCCTCCGGCTCCTGGTCGAGCAGGATGACCTTGCGGCCGGCGTCGACCAGCTCGGCGGTGGCGACCAGGCCCGCCAAGCCGGCGCCGACGACGATGACATCAGCGTCATGGGGCATCGGGCGAGTCTAGATCGAACCTCGACGGCGGACGAGAGCTGAAGAAGATTCACTTCAAGGAGTGGTGACGG
It contains:
- a CDS encoding AfsR/SARP family transcriptional regulator encodes the protein MRVNLLGPVELVSAGGEAVRLGAAKRRTVLAALALELNRVVSGDRLLELVWDGSPPPQAKAALQGHIAQLRKVLSGGVALVTRAPGYALTGDRAAVDVFRFEDLLVSAREATDDDAVRLLREALALWRGPVLADVPGDQLREAVSARLEELRLVAVQELATRLSRLDRAAEAVSGLRDAVDANPLREALVSRLVLALHWTGRQAEALALFHRTRERLADELGVDPGPELREAYQTVLAGDTAPSAPVDRAPAQLPREHRGFVGREEELSDLGATLIGQDSAIGLLVGPAGVGKTALALRWAHRVAGDFPDGQLFVNLRGFDETEPLDPRTALVGFLRSLGLTDSQIAVDLEGQAAQYRSLLAGRRVLVFLDNARSAEQVRPLLPGSARCLVLVTSRHRLDDLVVTEGASSLHVPTLPESSAEDLLAAVLGRPRIEQEPDAVAELVELCDRLPLALRIAGARLASRPRWTIQSLVDELRDEQGRLSALSLPEAGRGVHAALAVSYRELPEGAARLFRRLGLHPGTDLDSYTAAALLDINVVSARTHLRTLAYANLLHESTPDRYSRHDLVRLFTHHLAATESEVDNQVSTSRLLDYYLHVADRARAHLSDHVRPFGPAEHRPASFPELSSHAAALDWFTLEEANLGLALDIAVNGGQRERTWQLALCLDAFHFRRGNRLDRLALCRIGLAAARSLGDRHAEATFLLRLGSTLADLERIDEAIQACTRAAALADGDRHLELAALANLGYCLMADDQLDRAQETILEALEVAREVGDNRSQASIQNNLANVLLRKHQPEEALRHATEALGLFPSAPSKAHTATLHTVGAASQQLGRADEALESYRAGLALAARLGDRYQEALCHRAIGDVLEQSEGPAAARPHWLAALHLYRDLRLADADDLARKLDLTTR
- a CDS encoding FAD-binding dehydrogenase, producing the protein MPHDADVIVVGAGLAGLVATAELVDAGRKVILLDQEPEASFGGQAFWSFGGLFLVDSPEQRRLKVKDSAELALQDWLGSAAFDRDADHWPRRWAEAYVDFAAGEKRSWLHAMGVRWFPLVQWAERGGYLADGHGNSVPRFHVTWGTGPGIVAPFERRVREGVARGLVQLKFRHRVTGLTTTGGAVDGVRGEVLEVSAAGRGEPSSRVVSGDFDLRAQAVVVTSGGIGANHEMVRRNWPARMGTPPEHMLSGVPDHVDGEMLRVVRDSGGEIINEDRMWHYPEGIANYAPVWNRHGIRILPGPSSLWLDATGSRLPIPLFPGFDALGALEHIVKTGHGYSWFVLNQKIIGKEFALSGSEQNPDLTGKDVKAVLKRAMPGAVAPVEEFAKRSEEFIFGRTPEELAAGMNKLTGTSLIDAAALRRTIVWRDRQVISGLGKDMQINAMREARKFITDKLIRVVEPHPLLDPKAGPLIAVRLSVLTRKTLGGLHTDLSARVLKADGTTLDGVYAAGEASGFGGGGVHGYRALEGTFLGGCIFSGRVAGRAAAEATA